The following nucleotide sequence is from Synechococcus sp. CBW1004.
TGAGCACCAGCGAGCCATCGCCCAGCAGCTGGCCCAGGTCGCCGGTGTCGAACCAGCCCTCGCTGTCGAGCACCTTCGCCGTGGCCTCCGGCTTGTTGTGGTAACCGCCCATCACCTGGGGGCCGCGGGCGAGCACCAGGCCGCGCTCACCCTGGGGCAGGGGCCGGCGGGTCTGGGGATCGACGATGCGGATCTCGGTGCCCGCGAGGGGCTGGCCGGCACTGCCGCGCCGGTTGCACCAGGGCCGGCGGCAGGTGAGCACCGGGCTGGTCTCGGTGAGGCCATAGCCCACCAGCAGCTCGATGCCGATCGCCTCGAAGAAGCCATCGACATGCAGCGCCAGGGCGCCGCCGCCGCTGATCGCCCGCCGCAGCTCACCGCCCACCAGCTGCTGGCGCACCTTGGGCCAGAACAGAGCCTCGGAGAGGACATGCAGAGGGGTGCGCAGCAGTGCCTTGATCCGGGCCCTCAGCCGCCGGCCACCGGGCACGGGCGCCAGGGTGAGATCGGCGGCGGTGCGTCGCGCCAGGGCCCAGGCACGGCTGTTGGCCAGCGCGGCCTGGAGCAGCCGGCGGCGGGAGGCGGGCATCGCCGCCAGCGCATCCTCGAAGCCGGCCATCAGCGCCTCCCAGAGACGGGGCACGCTGATCAGGTATTGCGGCCGCACCTTCTGCAGATCGGAGCGCAGCTGGCGCAGGGTCGTGTAGGTCTGCCGGCAGCCGCGTGAGAGCAGGAAGTATTCGGCACTACGCTCATAGGCATGCCAGATCGGCAGCACGCTCAGCACCCGCTCCCCCGGTTCGGGCTGCACCGCCACCCCGAGGGTGCGCAGCTGATGCAGCAGGTTGGCGTGGCTGAGCGGCACCCCCTTGGGCGTGCCGGTGGTGCCGGAGGTGTACAGCAGCGTCGCCAGGCGGGCGGGGCCGGCGGACGGCAGCGGCGGCACGGGGCTGGAGGCGCCGCGCTCGAGCAACGACTCCCAACCCAGACAGGCGACGCCGGCATCCGCAGGCACGCCGAACTCCCCGTCCTCCAGCACAACCACAAAGCGCAGACGGGCCAGGGCGTCGCCATCGAGGGCCAGCCGCTGCAGCAGCTCCCGGGACTCCACCACCAGCCCCACGGCGCCGGAGTCACCCAGGATGTATCGCAACTCCTCGGGGGGCGCGGCACTGCCCCGCACCGCATCGGCCGCGCCCGCCCGCATCAGCCCCTGATCAGCCACCAGCCAGCGGGGGCCGTTCTCGGCGAAGACGGCCACCACATCCCCCTCCATCACGCCCAGCGCCGCGAAGGCGGCGGCGGCCTGCTCGATGCGACGGTGCAGCTCCTGATACGAGAGCGTCTCCGGCGGTTGGGCGTGGGGCGCCTCCAGAGCGATCGCCTCGCCGTGGCGGTCGGCCAGGGCGCTCCAGAGCTGCTCCAGCCCCTGCAGGTCGGACCAGTCGGGAGCACCGGCCAGGGCCCGCAGATCGGCGGGGCTGGCACTCCAGGGCAGCGGGGCGGTGGAGGGTG
It contains:
- a CDS encoding AMP-binding protein, whose protein sequence is MSTASPSTAPLPWSASPADLRALAGAPDWSDLQGLEQLWSALADRHGEAIALEAPHAQPPETLSYQELHRRIEQAAAAFAALGVMEGDVVAVFAENGPRWLVADQGLMRAGAADAVRGSAAPPEELRYILGDSGAVGLVVESRELLQRLALDGDALARLRFVVVLEDGEFGVPADAGVACLGWESLLERGASSPVPPLPSAGPARLATLLYTSGTTGTPKGVPLSHANLLHQLRTLGVAVQPEPGERVLSVLPIWHAYERSAEYFLLSRGCRQTYTTLRQLRSDLQKVRPQYLISVPRLWEALMAGFEDALAAMPASRRRLLQAALANSRAWALARRTAADLTLAPVPGGRRLRARIKALLRTPLHVLSEALFWPKVRQQLVGGELRRAISGGGALALHVDGFFEAIGIELLVGYGLTETSPVLTCRRPWCNRRGSAGQPLAGTEIRIVDPQTRRPLPQGERGLVLARGPQVMGGYHNKPEATAKVLDSEGWFDTGDLGQLLGDGSLVLTGRAKDTIVLSSGENIEPGPLEECLVACTLVEQVMLVGQDRKALGALVVPRAEPLAAFAREQGLQPREQWPDGSAPGAEAALLKALTSRLNRRLQARPGARPDERLAGVALVEPFSIDNGLLTQTLKQRRDRISERDAGAIAAIYGDTGG